In one Winogradskyella sp. MH6 genomic region, the following are encoded:
- a CDS encoding Crp/Fnr family transcriptional regulator produces MKSDNYIIKTIFKGLVFNDKEIKLIESVFHKVIIKKGEILIHPGDNVDSQYYILDGCLRAFHTDKQGKEYTIQFGIKDWWMSDFTAFFSGEKAILTVEAIEDSIIYGINRKDKEYLYHQIPKIDRFIRKKLERAFAAFQKRILGGISKSAKERYIDFLATYPDIEKHLKNYHIASFLGITTESLSRIRKEI; encoded by the coding sequence GTGAAATCTGATAATTATATTATTAAAACTATTTTTAAAGGGCTTGTTTTCAATGACAAAGAAATAAAGCTCATAGAATCTGTTTTTCATAAAGTTATTATTAAAAAAGGTGAGATTCTTATTCATCCAGGTGATAATGTTGATTCGCAGTACTACATTCTAGATGGTTGCTTAAGGGCTTTTCATACCGACAAACAAGGCAAAGAATACACTATTCAGTTTGGGATAAAAGATTGGTGGATGAGTGACTTTACAGCATTCTTTTCTGGCGAAAAAGCGATATTAACAGTAGAAGCCATTGAAGATTCTATTATTTATGGCATAAACAGAAAAGACAAAGAGTATTTATACCATCAAATACCAAAAATAGATCGCTTTATTAGAAAAAAATTAGAACGTGCTTTTGCTGCTTTTCAAAAGCGAATATTGGGAGGTATTTCAAAATCTGCCAAAGAACGTTATATCGACTTTTTAGCCACTTATCCAGACATAGAAAAACACCTAAAAAACTACCATATTGCTTCATTTCTTGGCATTACCACAGAAAGTCTTAGTAGAATTAGGAAAGAAATATGA
- a CDS encoding RNA polymerase sigma factor — protein MQKQTESLIKASKRGNQVAQMQLYDKYCNAMFTVACRYLNNKEDAKDVMQEGFLKAFVNLDKYKPEATFGAWLKRIVINQCLDVLKKRQIEFFEVEVSELQTINEDEWNFDSSLTKKDILGAIDQLNDKHKIVIKLYLIEGYDHTEISEILNIPAKTSRTHLRRGKLKLQELLKQKYNEARY, from the coding sequence ATGCAAAAGCAAACAGAATCCTTAATTAAAGCCAGTAAAAGAGGCAATCAAGTGGCACAGATGCAACTATACGATAAGTATTGCAATGCCATGTTTACAGTAGCTTGCAGGTATTTAAATAATAAAGAAGATGCGAAAGATGTAATGCAAGAGGGATTTTTAAAGGCATTTGTAAACCTTGATAAATACAAACCAGAAGCAACATTTGGAGCGTGGTTAAAACGAATTGTAATCAATCAATGCTTAGATGTTCTAAAGAAAAGACAAATAGAGTTTTTTGAAGTTGAAGTTTCAGAGTTACAAACAATAAATGAAGACGAGTGGAATTTTGATAGTTCTCTAACCAAAAAAGACATTCTAGGAGCCATTGATCAACTCAATGATAAACATAAAATAGTCATAAAACTTTATCTCATTGAAGGATATGACCATACCGAAATTTCTGAGATATTAAATATACCAGCAAAAACCTCTAGAACACACTTAAGACGAGGTAAACTAAAACTGCAAGAACTCTTAAAACAGAAGTATAATGAAGCAAGATATTAG
- the htpG gene encoding molecular chaperone HtpG, producing MAKGSINVSVENIFPLIKKFLYSDHEIFLRELISNATDATLKLKHLASIGESKSEYGEPKIEVKIDKEGKKLHIIDQGLGMTAEEVEKYINQVAFSGAEEFLDKYKDSAKDSGIIGHFGLGFYSAFMVADKVEIITKSHTDAPAAHWTCDGSPEFTLEASDKTDRGTEIILHISEGEEEFLEEGRIRELLTKYNKFMPIPIKFGTKEVNDPDFTPKTTKDEDGKETTEPHKQITVDDIINNPNPAWTKQPADLEDQDYKNFYRELYPMQFEEPLFHIHLNVDYPFNLTGILYFPKMTNDLNMQKDKIQLYQNQVFVTDNVEGIVPEFLTMLRGVIDSPDIPLNVSRSYLQADGAVKKISSYITRKVADKLKSLFNNNREDFEKKWDDIKIVIEYGMLSEEKFFEKADAFALYPTVDGKYYTFEELTNAIKAKQTDKDGKMVILYASNKDEQHAYIESAKAKDYEVLLLDSPIVSHLMQKLETTKENISFARVDADHIDNLIKKDDTVISKLSDEEKTQLDELLKEVVPSEKFMVQLEAMDSNASPFMITQPEFMRRMKEMQQTGGGMFGMGNMPEMYNLVVNTNHELVGEILNTKTKKKQERLINQSLDLARLSQGLLKGEELTNFIKRSYEMIK from the coding sequence ATGGCAAAAGGAAGTATTAATGTATCGGTAGAAAATATCTTTCCGTTAATTAAAAAGTTCTTATACTCTGATCACGAAATCTTTTTACGTGAGCTGATTAGTAATGCAACTGATGCAACTTTAAAGCTTAAGCATTTAGCAAGTATTGGCGAATCTAAATCTGAATATGGTGAGCCAAAAATTGAAGTTAAGATAGACAAAGAAGGTAAAAAACTTCATATTATAGATCAAGGTTTGGGTATGACAGCCGAAGAGGTTGAGAAGTACATTAACCAAGTGGCTTTTTCTGGTGCTGAAGAATTTTTAGATAAGTACAAGGATTCTGCTAAAGATTCTGGTATTATTGGTCATTTTGGTTTAGGCTTCTATTCTGCTTTTATGGTGGCAGATAAGGTAGAAATCATTACCAAATCTCACACTGATGCACCAGCTGCTCACTGGACTTGTGATGGTTCACCTGAATTTACACTAGAAGCATCTGATAAAACCGACAGAGGAACAGAAATTATTTTACATATTTCTGAAGGTGAAGAGGAATTCTTAGAAGAAGGAAGAATCCGTGAGCTGTTGACCAAGTACAACAAGTTTATGCCTATTCCTATTAAATTTGGAACTAAGGAAGTAAACGATCCAGATTTTACACCAAAAACAACTAAAGACGAAGACGGTAAAGAAACTACTGAGCCTCACAAACAAATTACTGTAGACGACATTATCAACAACCCAAATCCTGCGTGGACAAAACAACCTGCAGACTTAGAGGACCAAGATTACAAAAACTTCTACAGAGAACTGTACCCAATGCAGTTTGAAGAGCCGCTTTTCCACATTCACCTTAATGTAGATTATCCTTTTAACTTAACAGGAATCTTGTATTTCCCTAAGATGACAAATGATCTTAACATGCAAAAGGATAAGATTCAATTGTACCAAAACCAAGTTTTTGTAACTGATAATGTTGAAGGTATTGTACCTGAATTCTTAACCATGTTAAGAGGTGTTATCGATTCACCAGACATTCCGTTAAACGTTTCTCGTAGTTACTTACAAGCTGATGGTGCAGTGAAAAAGATTTCATCTTACATCACACGTAAGGTTGCAGATAAATTAAAATCTTTGTTCAACAATAACCGTGAAGATTTCGAAAAGAAATGGGACGACATTAAAATTGTTATTGAATACGGAATGCTTTCTGAAGAAAAATTCTTTGAAAAAGCAGATGCTTTCGCATTATACCCAACTGTAGATGGCAAATACTACACGTTTGAAGAATTAACCAACGCTATTAAAGCGAAGCAAACCGATAAGGATGGTAAAATGGTGATTCTTTATGCGTCTAATAAAGATGAGCAACATGCTTATATTGAATCTGCAAAAGCTAAGGATTATGAAGTGTTATTATTAGACTCACCGATTGTAAGTCATTTAATGCAGAAGTTAGAAACAACAAAAGAAAACATTTCGTTTGCTAGAGTTGATGCCGATCATATTGATAACTTAATTAAGAAAGATGATACGGTAATTTCTAAATTGTCTGACGAAGAAAAAACACAATTAGACGAATTACTAAAAGAAGTTGTGCCTTCAGAAAAATTTATGGTACAATTAGAGGCTATGGATAGCAATGCATCACCATTTATGATTACACAACCAGAGTTTATGCGTCGTATGAAAGAGATGCAACAAACTGGAGGTGGCATGTTTGGTATGGGAAATATGCCAGAAATGTACAATTTAGTGGTGAACACAAACCATGAATTGGTTGGAGAAATACTGAATACTAAAACCAAGAAGAAACAAGAGCGCTTAATTAATCAAAGTTTAGACTTGGCTCGTTTATCGCAAGGTTTGCTTAAAGGTGAAGAGTTAACAAACTTCATTAAACGTAGCTACGAAATGATTAAGTAA
- a CDS encoding ribbon-helix-helix domain-containing protein → MSRQSISFTKPNDEWLKAQVDSKEYSSKSELVNDLIRQARKQQVQIDWIRAKLEKAENSGFTNDSKESILAQSKSLLNG, encoded by the coding sequence ATGTCAAGACAAAGTATATCATTTACAAAACCAAACGATGAGTGGTTAAAAGCCCAAGTAGACAGCAAAGAATATTCAAGCAAAAGTGAATTAGTTAATGACTTGATTAGACAAGCAAGGAAGCAGCAAGTTCAAATTGATTGGATTAGGGCTAAACTAGAAAAAGCTGAAAATAGCGGATTTACAAACGACAGTAAAGAAAGTATCTTAGCGCAATCTAAGTCTTTGCTAAATGGCTAA
- the rlmF gene encoding 23S rRNA (adenine(1618)-N(6))-methyltransferase RlmF gives MKPENKLSNIKTQLHPRNKHNARYDFSKLIKSLPELSQYVSKNKYGDDSVDFFNPDAVLTLNKALLKHHYEIDFWEIPKHYLCPPIPGRADYLHYIADLLGETYAKIPEGSKIKGLDIGVGANCIYPIIGHQEYGWSFIASDVSENAIKSAEQIVDQNSNLSSHIELRLQKQRKAFFNGILSEDEKIDFSICNPPFHASKEEAEKANLRKLKNLKGKTKGKTKLNFGGQHNELWTKGGEARFIKDMIFESRNFSKQCLWFTTLVSKEATLKPTHKILENVEATSIKTIEMGQGQKRSRFIAWSFLTEQEQKQWAKNRW, from the coding sequence TTGAAACCAGAGAACAAACTTTCAAATATAAAAACACAACTGCATCCCAGAAACAAGCATAACGCACGTTATGATTTTTCTAAACTCATTAAGAGTTTACCTGAGCTATCTCAATACGTTTCTAAAAATAAATATGGTGATGACTCTGTTGATTTTTTTAATCCTGATGCTGTTTTAACACTGAACAAAGCGTTGTTAAAACACCATTATGAGATTGATTTCTGGGAAATTCCGAAACATTATCTATGTCCACCTATTCCCGGAAGAGCTGATTATTTACACTACATTGCCGATTTACTTGGAGAGACATATGCAAAAATCCCAGAAGGCTCTAAAATAAAAGGTTTAGATATTGGTGTTGGTGCTAATTGCATTTACCCAATCATAGGACATCAAGAATATGGCTGGTCCTTTATTGCTTCTGACGTTAGTGAAAATGCTATAAAGTCTGCTGAACAAATTGTTGATCAAAATTCAAATCTTTCTTCTCACATAGAACTTAGACTTCAGAAACAACGTAAAGCGTTTTTTAATGGTATACTTTCTGAAGATGAAAAAATAGACTTTAGTATTTGTAATCCTCCTTTTCATGCCTCAAAAGAAGAGGCTGAAAAAGCTAACTTAAGAAAGCTTAAAAACCTTAAAGGAAAAACTAAAGGTAAAACCAAATTGAATTTTGGTGGACAACATAACGAATTGTGGACCAAAGGTGGTGAAGCTCGTTTTATAAAAGATATGATTTTTGAAAGTAGAAACTTTAGTAAACAATGTCTTTGGTTTACAACATTAGTGTCTAAAGAAGCTACTTTAAAGCCCACTCATAAAATCCTTGAAAATGTTGAGGCAACTAGTATAAAAACTATAGAAATGGGACAAGGTCAAAAAAGAAGCCGTTTTATAGCTTGGTCATTTTTGACGGAACAAGAACAAAAACAGTGGGCAAAAAACCGTTGGTAA
- a CDS encoding type II toxin-antitoxin system RelE/ParE family toxin, producing MAKYKLTNEAKNDIIRIHHFGVEKYGMTQADQYFKSFFEYFDIIAERPFSFESVDYIKKGYRRCVCGVDSIYYKINENIVEIIAIVGRQDLNEKL from the coding sequence ATGGCTAAATACAAGTTAACGAACGAAGCAAAAAATGATATTATTCGGATTCATCACTTCGGAGTTGAAAAGTATGGAATGACCCAAGCAGACCAATATTTTAAGTCGTTTTTTGAATATTTCGACATCATTGCTGAGCGTCCTTTTTCATTTGAGTCGGTAGATTACATAAAAAAAGGATATAGACGCTGTGTATGCGGAGTTGATAGTATATATTACAAAATCAATGAAAACATTGTTGAAATAATAGCAATTGTAGGAAGACAGGATTTGAACGAAAAATTGTAA
- a CDS encoding DEAD/DEAH box helicase, whose amino-acid sequence MSFKDLKLIKPLLKAIDASGYTEPTLVQERTIPAILEGKDVIVSAQTGTGKTAAFALPILQQLFDKQDAPKRGKKIKALIISPTRELALQIQQNFKNYAQFSNLRSLVIFGGVAIEPQVDVLKKGIDILIATPGRLLDLHKQDFINLDKVETFVLDEADLMLAMGFIDDVKKIERLCPEEKQTLLFSATIPYKIEELANSILKDPERIDVTPTQSVAQDVSQVLYYVPKRRKIELCLHLLRNTVKGNVIIFRRTKFGVKKLEERLAEKGYRVDSIHGDKNQNDRQTALNKFKNGYAKILIATDVAARGIDINDLDNVLNFDMPNVAETYVHRIGRTGRAGNIGSAYSLCSADEKSYVKTIENYINVQIPVEKEHPYPLDPNAKPIVHKKKGSKYKKGRKSEASKKKKKRWY is encoded by the coding sequence ATGTCATTTAAGGATCTAAAACTCATTAAACCGCTTCTAAAAGCTATTGACGCTTCAGGTTACACGGAACCTACTTTAGTGCAAGAACGTACTATTCCTGCAATTTTAGAAGGTAAAGATGTTATTGTTTCTGCCCAAACCGGAACAGGGAAAACAGCAGCTTTTGCACTACCAATTTTACAGCAGTTGTTTGATAAACAAGACGCGCCTAAACGTGGTAAAAAAATAAAGGCTTTAATTATTAGTCCTACACGAGAACTGGCCCTACAGATTCAGCAGAATTTTAAAAACTATGCACAGTTTTCTAATCTTAGGTCTCTAGTTATTTTTGGTGGTGTTGCTATTGAACCTCAGGTTGATGTTCTTAAAAAAGGTATTGATATTCTTATTGCAACTCCTGGTCGTCTTTTAGACTTACATAAACAAGATTTCATCAATTTAGATAAGGTTGAAACTTTTGTCTTAGACGAAGCTGATTTAATGTTAGCTATGGGCTTTATTGATGACGTAAAAAAAATAGAACGCCTTTGTCCTGAGGAAAAACAGACCTTATTATTTTCTGCAACAATACCATACAAAATAGAAGAGCTTGCTAATTCAATTTTAAAAGATCCTGAAAGAATTGATGTTACTCCAACGCAATCTGTAGCCCAAGATGTAAGTCAGGTATTGTACTACGTGCCAAAACGTCGAAAAATAGAATTGTGTTTGCATTTGCTTCGAAATACGGTAAAAGGTAACGTCATCATCTTTAGACGTACCAAATTTGGTGTAAAAAAGTTAGAAGAACGTTTGGCAGAAAAAGGCTATCGCGTCGATAGTATTCATGGTGACAAAAATCAGAATGACCGTCAAACAGCCTTAAACAAATTCAAAAATGGCTATGCTAAAATTTTAATTGCTACAGATGTGGCTGCTCGTGGTATAGACATTAATGATCTAGATAACGTGCTTAATTTTGACATGCCAAACGTTGCCGAAACTTATGTTCATAGAATAGGCAGAACTGGTCGTGCTGGTAATATAGGTTCCGCATATTCATTGTGTTCCGCAGATGAAAAAAGTTATGTAAAGACTATTGAAAACTATATCAATGTTCAGATTCCTGTAGAAAAAGAACATCCTTATCCTTTAGACCCAAATGCAAAACCTATTGTCCACAAAAAGAAAGGCAGTAAGTACAAAAAAGGTCGTAAAAGTGAAGCTTCTAAGAAAAAAAAGAAACGCTGGTATTGA
- a CDS encoding DUF6249 domain-containing protein produces MDAEILIPISLFAAIFGMVYLYFSTRNKERLALIEKGADASIFNIGKRAGSSWKVIVLNLAFLLMGIGLGVFIAHILETYTSLNDGTVYPAMIFLMAGLGLYVGYTQTKKALDSE; encoded by the coding sequence ATGGACGCAGAAATATTAATACCAATCAGTCTTTTTGCAGCAATTTTTGGAATGGTATACTTATACTTTTCTACTAGAAACAAAGAGCGTCTTGCGCTTATAGAAAAAGGAGCAGATGCCAGTATCTTTAATATTGGTAAACGCGCAGGCTCATCTTGGAAGGTTATCGTTTTAAACTTAGCGTTTTTACTAATGGGCATAGGATTAGGCGTATTTATTGCGCATATCTTAGAAACTTACACAAGCTTAAACGATGGTACTGTTTATCCTGCAATGATTTTCTTAATGGCAGGACTAGGACTTTATGTTGGCTACACCCAAACCAAAAAAGCTTTAGACTCAGAATAA
- a CDS encoding RNA polymerase sigma factor, with product MTTNDENILIAAIKNGDTRAYAQLVDRYKDLVYTLALRMLKHREEAEEVAQDTFIKVFKSLDKFKGDSKFSTWIYRVAYNTCLDTIKKNKKHLNNVAIDEFTFNKLDTIDNALDNIIKEEKSDLIKKCINKLPEDSSALLTLFYFEELSLEEIAKIINIEANTVKVKLFRARKKLAVILEQYFQPKTA from the coding sequence ATGACCACCAACGACGAAAACATATTAATTGCAGCTATTAAAAATGGCGATACTAGGGCTTATGCGCAATTAGTAGATCGTTATAAGGACTTGGTGTATACATTAGCATTGCGCATGTTAAAGCATAGAGAAGAGGCGGAGGAAGTGGCGCAAGATACGTTCATAAAGGTGTTTAAATCTTTAGATAAGTTTAAAGGAGATTCAAAATTCTCTACATGGATTTACAGAGTAGCTTATAATACATGTTTAGATACTATTAAAAAGAATAAAAAACACTTAAACAATGTTGCTATAGATGAGTTTACATTTAATAAATTAGATACTATCGATAATGCTTTGGATAATATTATTAAAGAGGAAAAAAGTGATTTGATAAAGAAATGTATCAACAAATTACCCGAAGATAGCAGTGCCTTATTAACGTTATTTTATTTTGAAGAATTATCTTTAGAGGAAATAGCAAAAATTATAAATATTGAAGCCAATACGGTTAAAGTGAAGCTTTTTAGAGCCCGAAAAAAATTAGCCGTAATTTTAGAACAGTATTTTCAACCTAAAACAGCTTGA
- a CDS encoding TonB-dependent receptor domain-containing protein, with amino-acid sequence MKQFLLVLIMVSSTILSAQPNSNKDIKNGSISGRVLDASLNEPLPYVNIVVKDATSKVITGGITDNDGNFTLEKIPEGNIQVEITFIGYKTISKKETIGKGNYNIKMGDILLAEDSESLDEVTVVAETSTIQQKVDRKVITIGKDLQTAGATASEIMNNLPSVSVDQQSGAISLRGNQNVRVMVDGKLSNIPADQLLKQIPSTSIKSIELITNPSAKYNPEGMSGIINIILHKNTQIGFNGNINVSLAHDKEPKFNSSIDANYRNGKFNLFGSYSNGVVKNYHYGQINRIEQDIQQNFNVLNNNKSNLFKVGLDFYLDDKNTFSVFTNQNIYDGRGDVDSRIAYLFDTSLNQSQYTRTDNENDNQQYNFNYKHNFNDEGHNIELEVDYNTYEGSGDTNNLFYSTQRPNFIEATDTERDNTTINLDYVNPLSETTKLELGLQARLFDTGIFYESNAREQNEFGDYIPTTTNFDYSRDIYSAYATYGKKLEKWSYQIGLRAESVIVDSEAYKIDLSSNDELTIPFENDYFELYPSAFFTYSPSDKNSYQLSYSRRIDRPGIGQVNPLPEWNTPLISQFGNQELRPQFTNSIETNYTRQLEKGSITAGVFYRIIEDEIQQAILIDRTDTNRLILTNLNFDNSSSYGIEVSSNYRPTKWWSFNASFDLFSQTQKSIAESFDDNQNIVLNTVKVDNVAWNLRAFNNFKVSNSLSFSAFGMYRAKNKNIQFEMSDMLMVNLGMRYTFMEGRANFSLSYNDIFDTMYAQFDGQRPFLQKGQFNWESQQISGRLSYRFGGGKYRAKSRKQRDNDVKQGGGIF; translated from the coding sequence ATGAAGCAGTTCTTATTAGTGCTTATCATGGTTTCATCAACCATTTTAAGCGCCCAACCCAATTCAAACAAAGACATTAAAAATGGTTCTATCTCTGGTAGAGTGTTAGATGCAAGCCTCAATGAACCTTTACCTTATGTAAATATCGTTGTAAAAGATGCAACCAGTAAAGTAATTACAGGTGGTATTACCGACAATGACGGAAATTTCACTTTAGAAAAAATCCCAGAAGGTAATATTCAGGTAGAAATAACATTTATTGGTTACAAGACCATCTCAAAAAAAGAGACTATCGGAAAAGGCAACTATAACATTAAGATGGGAGACATTCTCTTAGCAGAAGATTCTGAAAGTCTAGATGAAGTTACCGTTGTTGCTGAGACCTCAACAATACAGCAAAAGGTAGACAGAAAAGTTATTACCATTGGTAAAGATTTACAAACAGCTGGTGCAACTGCTAGTGAGATTATGAACAATTTACCTTCAGTAAGTGTAGACCAGCAAAGTGGAGCCATAAGTTTACGTGGTAATCAAAATGTGCGTGTAATGGTAGATGGCAAATTATCTAACATTCCAGCAGACCAGTTATTAAAACAAATTCCGTCTACGTCTATAAAAAGTATTGAGCTTATTACAAATCCATCAGCTAAATACAATCCTGAAGGCATGAGTGGTATTATAAACATCATATTGCACAAAAACACTCAAATTGGTTTTAATGGTAACATTAACGTTAGCTTGGCTCATGATAAAGAACCAAAATTCAACAGCTCTATAGATGCCAATTACCGTAACGGAAAGTTTAACCTGTTTGGCTCATACAGTAATGGTGTTGTTAAAAACTATCATTATGGTCAAATAAACAGAATTGAGCAAGACATTCAACAAAACTTCAATGTTCTTAACAATAACAAATCTAACTTATTCAAAGTTGGTTTAGACTTTTATCTCGATGATAAGAATACATTTTCTGTTTTTACTAACCAGAACATTTACGATGGTCGCGGAGATGTAGATTCTAGAATTGCATACTTATTCGACACCTCTTTAAACCAATCGCAATACACAAGAACGGATAATGAGAATGATAACCAACAATACAATTTTAACTATAAGCACAATTTTAATGACGAAGGTCACAATATTGAGCTTGAAGTAGATTACAATACTTATGAAGGCTCTGGAGATACTAACAATTTATTTTACAGTACGCAACGTCCTAACTTTATTGAAGCTACAGACACAGAACGCGATAACACGACTATTAACTTAGATTATGTAAATCCGTTATCTGAAACCACAAAGTTAGAACTAGGGCTACAAGCACGTTTATTTGACACTGGTATTTTTTACGAATCTAATGCTCGCGAGCAAAACGAGTTTGGCGACTATATTCCGACTACAACAAATTTTGACTATTCAAGAGACATTTATTCAGCTTATGCTACTTACGGTAAAAAGTTAGAAAAATGGAGCTACCAAATTGGACTGAGAGCGGAATCTGTAATTGTAGATTCAGAAGCTTATAAAATCGATTTATCTAGCAATGACGAATTAACTATTCCTTTTGAAAACGACTATTTTGAACTGTATCCTTCTGCGTTTTTCACTTATTCTCCTTCAGATAAAAACTCGTATCAATTAAGTTATAGCCGAAGAATTGATAGACCAGGAATAGGGCAAGTAAACCCTTTACCTGAGTGGAATACACCTTTGATTTCTCAATTTGGAAATCAGGAATTACGTCCACAGTTTACCAATTCTATTGAAACAAACTACACTAGACAGCTCGAAAAAGGAAGCATTACAGCTGGAGTGTTCTACAGAATTATAGAAGACGAAATACAACAAGCCATTTTAATAGACAGAACAGACACCAATAGATTGATCTTAACCAACCTTAATTTTGACAATTCATCATCTTATGGTATCGAAGTATCATCTAATTACAGACCTACAAAATGGTGGAGCTTTAATGCTAGTTTTGATTTGTTTTCTCAAACCCAAAAAAGTATAGCTGAGTCTTTTGATGACAACCAAAACATTGTATTAAACACTGTTAAAGTAGATAACGTGGCTTGGAATTTAAGAGCGTTCAACAACTTTAAAGTAAGTAACAGCTTAAGTTTCTCGGCTTTCGGAATGTATAGAGCTAAGAATAAAAACATTCAATTTGAAATGAGCGATATGCTTATGGTAAACTTAGGTATGCGCTATACTTTTATGGAAGGCAGAGCTAACTTTAGCTTAAGCTACAATGATATTTTTGACACTATGTACGCTCAGTTTGATGGTCAACGACCATTCCTTCAAAAAGGACAATTTAACTGGGAAAGCCAACAGATTTCTGGTAGATTATCTTACCGTTTTGGTGGTGGCAAGTACAGAGCAAAATCTCGTAAACAAAGAGATAACGATGTTAAACAAGGTGGTGGTATTTTTTAA
- a CDS encoding 3-oxoacyl-ACP synthase III family protein has translation MYNSKIIGLGTYVPDNVVTNNDLSKMMDTSDEWIQERTGIKERRWVKDGDGDTTATMGVKAAKVAIERAGIDKDDIDFIIFATLSPDMYFPGPGVQVQHALDIKTVGALDVRNQCSGFVYAISVADNFIKTGMYKNVLVIGSELHSHGLDKTTRGRGVSVIFGDGAGAAVLTREEDTRKGILSTHLHSQGEHAEELVVKAPGMGTRWVTDIIEDNNKDDESYFPYMNGQFVFKNAVVRFSEVIMEGLMKNGLKPEDIDMLIPHQANLRIAQFIQKKFKLSDDQVFNNIQKYGNTTAASIPIALTEAWEEGKIKEGDTVVLAAFGSGFTWGSVIMKW, from the coding sequence ATGTATAATTCAAAAATAATAGGTTTAGGAACATATGTTCCAGATAATGTAGTTACTAATAATGATTTGTCTAAAATGATGGACACCAGTGACGAGTGGATACAAGAGCGTACCGGAATTAAAGAACGTCGTTGGGTAAAGGATGGTGATGGAGACACTACAGCAACAATGGGTGTAAAAGCTGCTAAAGTGGCTATAGAACGTGCAGGAATAGACAAAGACGATATCGATTTTATCATCTTTGCCACCTTGAGTCCAGATATGTATTTTCCTGGTCCTGGTGTGCAAGTGCAACATGCTTTAGATATAAAAACGGTTGGAGCTTTAGATGTGCGTAACCAATGCTCTGGTTTTGTATATGCCATTTCTGTTGCCGATAATTTTATAAAAACTGGCATGTATAAGAATGTGCTTGTTATTGGTAGCGAATTGCATTCTCATGGATTAGACAAAACCACTCGTGGTAGAGGTGTGTCTGTTATTTTTGGCGATGGAGCAGGAGCAGCAGTTTTAACGCGAGAGGAAGATACGAGAAAAGGCATTTTATCTACGCATTTGCATAGCCAAGGTGAGCATGCTGAAGAATTGGTGGTAAAAGCACCAGGAATGGGAACACGTTGGGTTACCGATATTATTGAAGATAATAATAAGGATGACGAAAGTTATTTTCCATATATGAATGGGCAGTTTGTATTTAAAAATGCAGTAGTACGTTTTAGCGAAGTGATTATGGAAGGCTTAATGAAAAACGGTTTAAAGCCTGAAGATATTGATATGCTTATTCCACACCAAGCGAATTTGAGAATAGCACAGTTTATTCAGAAGAAATTTAAGTTGAGTGACGACCAGGTTTTTAATAACATACAAAAGTATGGCAATACAACAGCAGCTTCAATTCCAATAGCTTTAACAGAAGCTTGGGAAGAAGGCAAAATAAAAGAAGGCGATACCGTTGTTTTAGCTGCCTTTGGTAGTGGCTTTACTTGGGGAAGTGTTATAATGAAATGGTAA